The following proteins come from a genomic window of Myroides odoratus DSM 2801:
- a CDS encoding ring-infected erythrocyte surface antigen domain-containing protein yields MKRQLLCVAAFLFVLSLKAQVGIGTRTPNKSAELTIISKDKGLLIPSITLESTGDTQTISNGNVESLVVYASKKQGDILPGFYYWNATKWVRIVSDVDISDLVIKNFEEIVKNETVQNLINKTGGNVFYDGTRFEYLDRSGSRIELLLSTIVKANETVTTLVANTDGTYTYTSENGTETIIDIPASVANNFETIVNNNPEKVKEIIEQVAKDVEGNVTYNGTELVYKDGNGDDQVINLDQLVKANETVTTLLANTDGTYTYTSENGTETIIDIPASVANNFETIVNNNPEKVKEIIEKVAKDVEGNVTYNGTDLVYKDGNGDDQVIDLDQLVKANETVTTLLANTDGTYTYKSENGTETIIDIPASVANNFETIVNNNPEKVKEIIEQVAKDVEGNVTYNGTELVYKDGNGDDQVINLNQLVKANETITTLLANTDGTYTYKSENGTETIIDIPASVANNFETIVNNNPEKVKEIIEQVAKDVEGNVTYNGTELVYKDSNGDDQVINLDQLVKANETVTTLLANTDGTYTYKAENGTETIIDIPASVANNFETIVNTNPEKVKEIIEQVAKDVEGNVTYNGTELVYKDSNGDDQVINLDQLVKANETVTTLLLNTDGTYTYTSENGTETIIDIPASVANNFETIVNNNPEKVKEIIEKVAKDVEGNVTYNGTDLVYKDGNGVDQVINLDQLVKANETVTTLLANTDGTYTYKSENGTETIIDIPASVANNFETIVNNNPEKVKEIIEQVAKDVEGNVTYNGTELVYKDGNGDDQVINLDQLVKANETVTTLLANTDGTYTYTSENGTETIIDIPASVANNFETIVNTNPEKVKEIIEKVAKDVEGNVTYNGTELVYKDGNGDDQVINLDQLVKANETVTTLLANTDGTYTYTSENGTETIIDIPASVANNFETIVNNNPEKVKEIIEKVAKDVEGNVTYNGTELVYKDGNGDDQVINLDQLVKANETVTTLLANTDGTYTYKSENGTETIIDIPASVANNFETIVNNNPEKVKEIIEKVAKDVEGNVTYNGTELVYKDGNGDD; encoded by the coding sequence ATGAAAAGACAATTACTTTGTGTGGCAGCTTTTTTATTTGTGTTGTCCCTAAAAGCTCAAGTAGGTATTGGTACAAGAACACCAAACAAATCTGCAGAGCTTACGATTATTTCTAAAGATAAAGGTTTACTTATTCCAAGTATAACATTAGAAAGTACAGGTGATACCCAAACAATTTCCAATGGAAATGTAGAGAGTCTAGTAGTGTATGCCAGTAAAAAACAAGGAGATATTCTTCCTGGTTTTTATTATTGGAACGCCACAAAATGGGTGCGAATCGTATCCGATGTGGATATTAGTGATTTAGTAATTAAGAATTTTGAAGAAATTGTCAAAAATGAGACGGTTCAAAATCTTATAAATAAAACAGGAGGAAATGTATTTTATGATGGTACACGATTTGAATACCTCGATCGCTCAGGTTCAAGAATCGAATTGCTTTTATCCACTATAGTTAAAGCCAACGAGACCGTAACAACTTTAGTGGCCAATACCGATGGAACCTATACCTATACATCGGAAAATGGTACCGAAACTATCATCGATATTCCAGCCTCAGTGGCGAATAACTTCGAAACGATTGTCAACAACAATCCAGAGAAAGTAAAAGAGATTATCGAACAAGTAGCGAAAGACGTTGAAGGGAATGTTACCTATAACGGAACAGAGTTAGTATACAAAGATGGCAACGGAGATGATCAAGTCATCAACTTAGATCAACTGGTAAAAGCCAATGAAACCGTAACTACTTTACTTGCTAATACCGATGGTACGTATACCTATACATCCGAAAATGGGACTGAAACTATCATCGATATCCCTGCTTCGGTAGCCAACAACTTCGAAACGATTGTCAACAACAATCCAGAGAAAGTAAAAGAGATTATCGAAAAAGTAGCCAAAGATGTTGAAGGCAATGTTACCTATAACGGAACAGACTTGGTGTACAAAGATGGAAACGGAGATGATCAAGTGATTGATCTCGATCAATTGGTTAAAGCCAACGAAACCGTTACAACTTTACTTGCTAATACCGACGGAACCTATACTTATAAATCGGAAAATGGAACCGAAACCATCATCGATATTCCTGCTTCTGTAGCGAACAACTTCGAAACGATTGTAAACAACAATCCAGAGAAAGTAAAAGAGATTATCGAACAAGTGGCCAAGGACGTTGAAGGAAACGTGACGTACAATGGAACAGAGTTGGTATACAAAGACGGAAATGGAGATGATCAAGTCATCAACCTAAATCAATTGGTAAAAGCCAATGAGACCATTACAACTTTACTTGCCAATACCGATGGAACCTATACTTATAAATCGGAAAATGGGACTGAAACCATTATCGATATTCCTGCTTCTGTAGCGAACAACTTCGAAACGATTGTAAACAACAATCCAGAGAAAGTAAAAGAGATTATCGAACAAGTGGCCAAAGACGTTGAAGGGAATGTGACGTACAATGGAACAGAATTGGTATACAAAGATAGCAACGGAGATGATCAAGTCATTAATCTCGATCAATTGGTAAAAGCCAATGAGACCGTTACGACTTTACTTGCCAATACCGATGGTACGTATACCTATAAAGCAGAAAATGGAACCGAAACCATCATCGATATTCCTGCTTCTGTAGCCAATAACTTCGAAACAATAGTCAATACTAATCCTGAAAAGGTAAAAGAAATTATCGAACAAGTTGCGAAAGATGTTGAAGGCAATGTGACGTACAATGGAACAGAATTGGTATACAAAGATAGCAATGGAGATGATCAAGTGATTAATCTTGACCAACTGGTAAAAGCCAATGAAACCGTTACGACTTTACTTTTAAATACGGATGGAACCTATACCTATACATCCGAAAATGGGACGGAAACTATTATCGATATTCCAGCTTCGGTAGCGAACAACTTCGAAACGATTGTAAACAACAATCCAGAAAAGGTAAAAGAGATTATCGAAAAAGTGGCCAAAGACGTAGAAGGAAACGTGACGTACAACGGAACTGATTTGGTGTACAAAGATGGAAATGGAGTTGATCAAGTCATCAACCTAGATCAACTCGTAAAAGCCAATGAAACCGTAACTACTTTACTTGCCAATACCGATGGAACCTATACCTATAAATCAGAGAATGGAACGGAAACTATCATCGATATTCCTGCTTCGGTAGCCAACAACTTCGAAACGATTGTCAACAACAATCCAGAGAAAGTAAAAGAGATTATCGAACAAGTGGCCAAAGACGTTGAAGGGAATGTGACTTATAATGGAACAGAGTTGGTATACAAAGACGGAAACGGAGATGATCAAGTCATCAACTTAGATCAACTGGTTAAAGCCAATGAGACTGTAACTACTTTACTTGCCAATACCGATGGTACGTATACCTATACATCCGAAAATGGAACTGAAACCATCATCGATATTCCAGCTTCGGTAGCCAATAACTTCGAAACAATAGTCAATACTAATCCTGAAAAGGTAAAAGAGATTATCGAAAAAGTTGCGAAAGACGTTGAAGGGAATGTTACCTATAACGGAACAGAGTTAGTATACAAAGATGGAAATGGAGATGATCAAGTGATCAACCTTGACCAACTGGTTAAAGCCAATGAAACCGTAACTACTTTACTTGCCAATACCGATGGTACGTATACCTATACATCCGAAAATGGAACTGAAACCATCATCGATATTCCAGCTTCGGTAGCCAATAACTTCGAAACGATTGTCAACAACAATCCAGAGAAAGTAAAAGAGATTATTGAAAAAGTAGCCAAAGACGTAGAAGGCAATGTGACGTACAATGGAACAGAGTTGGTATACAAAGATGGAAATGGAGATGATCAAGTCATCAACCTAGATCAACTCGTAAAAGCCAATGAGACCGTAACAACTTTACTTGCCAATACCGACGGTACCTATACCTATAAATCGGAAAATGGAACCGAAACTATCATCGATATTCCAGCATCAGTAGCCAATAACTTCGAAACGATTGTCAACAACAATCCGGAGAAAGTAAAAGAGATTATCGAAAAAGTAGCCAAAGACGTTGAAGGGAATGTGACTTATAATGGAACAGAGTTGGTATACAAAGACGGAAACGGAGATGAT
- a CDS encoding gliding motility-associated C-terminal domain-containing protein: protein MVLNYRKVIWIFLGTLPIYGQNKEEEVFVNKDRIFVGESALIATNYTFDNTETGIVENNGVIYFYNSFNNDNLFYPGALTKNATVFFSPKDAKKTIQISGNKLTEFQNVEFDHAFSDLGFSLSNEISVKGESNFVSGIIQVEEERGMFTFLSKSTAINASDLSHVSGPVEKQGSQAFDFPIGDSGYHRPAAISAPAEEMDVFVSRYHLATGDFFEKKANLAGVIQTLNTKEYWELTRSDNKTKDVLLTLSWDERITDLTLLKDPEKELHIVRWDEKQQLWVDEGGVVDMSRRTITTATQVKGYGYFTLASVKTNLILEGDLVIYNFVSTNGDGKNDYFLIDNITRFPNNTVEIYNRWGIKVFDTTNYDSTGNVFKGYSDGRVTLKKGEQLPSGTYFYVITYEYEDSSGSRKVKKSGYLHLETN from the coding sequence ATGGTATTGAATTATAGAAAAGTAATCTGGATTTTTCTTGGAACTTTGCCAATTTATGGGCAAAATAAGGAAGAAGAAGTATTTGTCAATAAAGATAGAATATTTGTAGGTGAATCTGCTTTAATAGCTACAAATTACACGTTTGACAATACTGAAACAGGAATTGTTGAGAATAATGGGGTTATTTATTTTTACAATTCTTTTAATAATGATAATTTATTCTATCCAGGAGCTTTAACTAAAAATGCTACAGTCTTTTTTTCACCTAAGGATGCAAAAAAAACAATCCAAATTAGTGGAAATAAACTCACTGAATTCCAAAATGTAGAATTTGATCATGCATTTTCAGACCTGGGTTTTAGCTTATCGAATGAAATTTCAGTCAAAGGAGAGTCGAACTTCGTTTCTGGTATTATTCAAGTAGAGGAGGAGAGAGGGATGTTTACTTTTCTATCCAAATCGACAGCGATCAATGCCTCAGACCTCAGCCATGTGAGTGGACCAGTAGAAAAACAAGGTTCACAAGCCTTTGATTTTCCCATAGGAGATAGCGGATATCATCGTCCTGCTGCCATTTCAGCTCCAGCAGAAGAAATGGATGTATTTGTGAGTCGATACCACTTAGCTACTGGTGATTTCTTTGAGAAAAAAGCCAACCTAGCAGGTGTTATTCAAACACTAAATACCAAAGAATACTGGGAATTAACCCGTTCGGATAACAAAACGAAGGATGTATTATTGACTTTGAGTTGGGACGAACGCATTACTGATCTTACATTGTTAAAAGATCCAGAGAAGGAATTACATATCGTTCGATGGGATGAAAAGCAACAATTGTGGGTGGATGAAGGAGGTGTCGTTGATATGTCCAGACGCACTATTACTACAGCAACCCAAGTTAAAGGGTACGGGTATTTTACTTTAGCATCTGTAAAAACCAATCTGATCCTAGAAGGAGATCTCGTGATTTACAATTTTGTATCCACCAATGGAGATGGCAAGAACGACTATTTCTTGATTGACAATATCACTCGTTTTCCCAATAATACTGTAGAGATTTACAATCGATGGGGAATAAAAGTATTTGATACAACAAATTATGATAGTACGGGTAATGTATTCAAAGGATATTCGGATGGGCGAGTTACCCTGAAAAAAGGAGAGCAACTACCAAGTGGAACCTATTTTTATGTCATCACCTATGAATATGAGGATTCAAGTGGTTCTCGTAAGGTTAAGAAATCTGGGTATTTACATTTAGAAACGAATTAA